A region of Flammeovirga agarivorans DNA encodes the following proteins:
- a CDS encoding SusD/RagB family nutrient-binding outer membrane lipoprotein produces the protein MFKKYINNIIIASAILCSASSCTQDFEELNTNPHEFQTATPDVLFPGVVKKSLDVVKGDPANKMYLQYSHYTTAGGGPYNTYWYSDPLGESWWEDFYTQLIMDLQSIIDLYGDNPRYVNQVGMAKIYKSYLASVILGTWGPMPYSEAWQQKLSIGFDSEEEVLESLLTTLSETYEVMETGEDTMDDPIFHGDIDKWRKFANTLSLKLALRYQNMGANITDFGKLAMEREADLIGMESESVVAAWGTLEENWNYFYREFRHQNSSSQLQRFSHVFYTQLRDLKDPRVEVYAQAPVLGYTLRDTLTTQTDERVVVEYNAPFVGKPKSTTPHDNWALTDQQNPYSGLGDDSFSDISEKYYAKDYAPTILGYAETCFMKAEAKLLHWGGGQSAEAYYNEGIRASFAQHEISESVDTYLENDGVKWGTKSEGVRDYRSIVTAKVENGPIEQVLVQRWIAGFFQGFDAWCLIRRTNGIFDLPPHFNSDQNGVGQATNLPERILFPTKEQRLNTNGYYQGLAHLGGADFLNTRLKLSVPKNYKDWGAMNPIMNTDVLRYYYGTTLEEYEAAGIDFEIIERL, from the coding sequence ATGTTTAAGAAATATATCAACAATATCATTATCGCAAGTGCAATTCTATGTAGTGCATCGAGTTGTACACAAGACTTTGAGGAGTTAAATACCAACCCTCATGAGTTTCAGACTGCTACACCGGATGTATTGTTCCCTGGTGTTGTAAAAAAATCGTTGGATGTGGTGAAAGGTGATCCTGCCAATAAAATGTATTTACAATACTCACATTATACTACTGCAGGTGGAGGTCCTTACAATACTTATTGGTATTCTGATCCTCTAGGAGAAAGCTGGTGGGAAGATTTTTATACTCAATTGATTATGGATCTTCAGTCTATCATCGACCTTTATGGAGATAACCCAAGATATGTCAACCAAGTGGGTATGGCCAAAATTTATAAGTCATACTTGGCTTCTGTGATTTTAGGAACTTGGGGACCAATGCCTTACTCTGAAGCATGGCAACAAAAACTAAGTATTGGTTTTGATAGTGAAGAAGAAGTTCTAGAAAGCTTATTAACGACACTTTCAGAAACGTATGAAGTAATGGAAACAGGAGAGGACACAATGGATGATCCTATTTTCCATGGAGATATCGACAAGTGGAGAAAATTTGCGAATACATTATCGTTAAAATTAGCCTTACGTTACCAAAATATGGGTGCGAACATTACCGATTTTGGTAAGTTAGCAATGGAGAGAGAAGCTGATTTGATCGGTATGGAATCTGAATCAGTAGTTGCTGCATGGGGTACTCTGGAAGAAAACTGGAATTACTTCTACAGAGAATTCAGACACCAAAATAGTAGCAGTCAATTACAACGATTCAGTCACGTTTTCTATACACAACTTAGAGATCTAAAAGATCCAAGAGTTGAAGTATATGCACAGGCTCCTGTTTTGGGATATACATTAAGAGATACTTTAACTACTCAAACAGATGAGAGAGTAGTGGTTGAATACAATGCACCTTTTGTAGGTAAACCAAAATCAACGACACCACATGATAATTGGGCGTTGACGGATCAACAAAATCCATATAGTGGTTTAGGAGATGATAGTTTCTCTGATATTTCAGAGAAGTATTATGCAAAAGACTATGCTCCAACCATCTTAGGCTATGCTGAAACTTGTTTTATGAAAGCAGAGGCAAAATTACTTCACTGGGGTGGTGGACAATCTGCCGAGGCCTACTATAACGAAGGAATTAGAGCTTCATTTGCTCAGCATGAAATCTCTGAGAGTGTAGATACTTACCTAGAGAATGATGGAGTGAAATGGGGAACAAAGTCTGAAGGAGTTAGAGATTATAGATCTATTGTTACTGCAAAAGTTGAAAATGGTCCAATCGAACAAGTATTAGTTCAACGATGGATTGCAGGTTTCTTCCAAGGCTTTGATGCTTGGTGTTTAATTCGAAGAACAAACGGAATATTTGATCTGCCTCCTCATTTCAATTCAGATCAAAATGGTGTGGGACAAGCAACGAATCTTCCGGAGAGAATTTTATTCCCTACAAAGGAGCAAAGGTTAAACACGAATGGATATTATCAAGGATTGGCTCATCTTGGTGGTGCTGATTTCTTAAATACAAGATTGAAATTATCAGTTCCAAAAAATTATAAAGATTGGGGAGCGATGAACCCTATCATGAATACCGATGTACTGAGATACTATTATGGTACGACGCTAGAAGAATACGAAGCGGCAGGAATTGATTTTGAAATTATCGAGAGACTATAA
- a CDS encoding glycoside hydrolase family 99-like domain-containing protein yields MKNIYKLSLICVFAFFGISCEPENETIEEHPLSQEIEEIPVTQDYLVGALYTQNKWNPAIEEVPLAGQYENGDATAMKQHIEWATTGGVDFFMFSFRESSNSLDVSMIEAFREQNTEKTMNFSIRLNIGPFNLDEDNTLEDIGRVDDLIEIFQQMIPYFQDSTYQKIDGKYLVSIIGAHNVHCNDLQDVYRQIRETMSAEGYELYLLGEQGNGWVPPARFSMFYENALDAVSFTTMFNDNYYDRYSAFPQYLDLHWDYSKDYYMNEKGGIEWVPTVAPSFDPLIAKPTSTSYKHERKDQYFKDVLNVAKKNIGSSRLMIINSFNDWEDDTQLEPGESYGTTSLEILRQQTKVN; encoded by the coding sequence ATGAAAAATATATATAAACTTAGCCTTATCTGTGTTTTTGCATTTTTTGGAATATCATGTGAACCAGAAAATGAAACAATCGAAGAGCATCCTCTAAGTCAGGAAATTGAAGAAATTCCAGTGACACAAGATTACTTGGTTGGGGCACTTTATACTCAAAATAAATGGAATCCAGCTATAGAAGAAGTACCATTGGCAGGGCAATATGAAAACGGAGATGCTACAGCAATGAAACAGCATATAGAATGGGCCACAACAGGAGGTGTAGATTTCTTTATGTTTAGTTTTAGAGAGTCTTCAAACTCTTTGGATGTAAGCATGATCGAAGCTTTTAGAGAGCAGAATACTGAGAAAACAATGAACTTCTCTATCCGTTTAAATATCGGACCTTTCAATTTGGATGAAGACAATACCTTGGAAGATATTGGTAGAGTAGATGATTTGATAGAGATTTTCCAACAAATGATTCCTTACTTTCAAGATTCTACTTACCAGAAAATTGATGGTAAATACTTAGTAAGTATCATTGGAGCACATAACGTACATTGTAATGATCTACAGGATGTATACCGTCAGATCAGAGAAACAATGAGTGCTGAAGGATATGAACTGTATCTTTTAGGTGAACAAGGAAATGGTTGGGTGCCTCCAGCTAGATTTTCGATGTTTTATGAAAATGCTCTAGACGCAGTTTCATTCACAACCATGTTCAACGACAACTATTATGACCGTTATTCTGCATTTCCACAATACTTGGACTTGCATTGGGATTATAGTAAAGACTATTACATGAATGAAAAAGGTGGAATAGAATGGGTACCTACGGTAGCACCATCTTTCGATCCATTAATTGCTAAGCCGACGAGTACTTCTTACAAACATGAAAGAAAGGATCAATACTTTAAAGATGTATTGAATGTGGCAAAGAAAAATATTGGCTCCTCTCGCTTAATGATTATCAACTCATTCAATGATTGGGAAGATGATACACAATTAGAGCCTGGAGAGAGTTACGGAACGACTTCTTTAGAAATACTTAGACAACAAACTAAGGTCAACTAA
- a CDS encoding GH92 family glycosyl hydrolase, whose protein sequence is MKITNLLVLALLCMGCQKYSTVGKEELSDKLSYVDPFVGTGYHGHTFPGATTPNGMVQLSPDTRFIGWDACGGYHYSDSSIIGFSHTHLSGTGIGDLGDVLIMPFTGEVHTQYGDAENPDSGYRSRFDHDNESAEPGYYSVLLKDYNIKAELTASTRVGFHQYTYPETENAGMILDLTTGIANNKNLENTIKIISDTEIVGVKSTKGWARKQHVYFYAKFNKPFRYTLYGNDKVVEGKTYTGKHGKAVLQFATSEAEKVQVKVGISSVDIDGAKNNLEKEINHWDFAQVKTEASGRWSEKIALIDANSKNEENLKIFYSSMYHSFIAPMTFSDVDGRYRTIDQQIKKDTQNTAYTVFSLWDTFRGLHPLMTIIQPSQNQGYIRSLLKKYDEGGLLPKWELMGNYTGTMIGYHAVPVIVDAYMKGARDFDVEKAFQAMLEASQYNEGKEFVAYDPVVKEKMMPMGKYYNQTLGYIPADKENESVSKALEYAYNDYCIAVMAKDLGKMEIHKKYMERSKRYQKYYDPKTGFMRGKLSTGGWREPFDPKFSQHRKDDYTEGNAYQWSWFVPHDVEGLKDLMGGETYFEEKLDSLFTTSSQLAGEHASADITGMVGQYAHGNEPSHHIAYMYNYINEPHKTQYMADYLLQNHYSATPEGIIGNEDCGQMSAWYILSSIGFYPVCPSETTYAIGRPLFDSVSIQLENGKNFTVKTINNKIENKYIKKITLDGVDLKKPFIDHSDIMEGKTLEVTMTDEPMTENIFM, encoded by the coding sequence ATGAAAATAACGAATTTATTGGTTCTGGCACTCCTTTGTATGGGGTGTCAGAAATATAGTACTGTTGGTAAAGAAGAACTATCAGATAAGCTTTCTTATGTCGATCCTTTTGTAGGAACGGGATACCATGGGCATACTTTTCCGGGAGCAACAACACCAAACGGAATGGTACAATTAAGTCCAGATACTCGTTTTATTGGTTGGGATGCATGTGGAGGATACCATTATTCTGATTCTTCAATTATCGGGTTTTCACACACTCATCTTTCAGGAACAGGTATTGGTGATTTAGGGGATGTGCTTATTATGCCTTTTACAGGTGAGGTACATACACAATATGGTGATGCAGAAAATCCAGATTCGGGATATAGATCGCGTTTTGATCATGATAATGAATCAGCTGAACCGGGATACTATAGCGTTCTTTTGAAGGACTATAATATTAAAGCAGAATTAACGGCTTCAACAAGAGTAGGCTTTCATCAATATACATACCCTGAAACAGAAAATGCAGGAATGATTCTTGACTTAACAACGGGTATTGCGAACAACAAGAACTTAGAGAATACAATTAAAATCATTAGTGATACTGAGATTGTTGGTGTAAAAAGCACAAAAGGTTGGGCAAGAAAACAACATGTTTACTTCTATGCTAAGTTCAATAAACCATTTAGATATACTCTTTATGGTAATGACAAAGTAGTAGAAGGAAAAACATATACAGGTAAACACGGAAAAGCAGTACTACAATTTGCTACTTCAGAAGCAGAAAAAGTACAAGTGAAAGTAGGTATTAGTAGTGTAGATATCGATGGTGCAAAAAACAACCTAGAAAAGGAAATAAACCATTGGGATTTCGCTCAAGTAAAAACAGAAGCATCGGGAAGATGGTCAGAGAAAATTGCTCTGATAGATGCAAACAGTAAAAATGAAGAAAACTTGAAGATATTTTATTCTTCAATGTATCATTCATTTATAGCTCCTATGACGTTCTCAGATGTAGATGGACGATACAGAACTATTGACCAACAAATTAAAAAAGATACTCAGAATACTGCTTACACTGTATTTTCTCTTTGGGATACTTTTAGAGGTCTTCACCCATTAATGACGATCATTCAGCCTTCACAAAACCAAGGATACATCCGTTCGTTATTAAAAAAATATGATGAAGGTGGATTACTTCCAAAGTGGGAACTAATGGGAAATTATACTGGAACAATGATTGGATATCATGCGGTACCCGTTATTGTAGATGCATATATGAAAGGGGCTAGAGACTTTGATGTTGAAAAAGCTTTTCAAGCGATGCTAGAAGCAAGTCAGTACAACGAAGGCAAAGAGTTTGTCGCTTATGATCCTGTCGTAAAGGAAAAAATGATGCCTATGGGCAAATATTATAATCAAACCTTAGGTTATATCCCTGCAGACAAAGAAAATGAATCTGTTTCTAAAGCATTAGAGTATGCTTACAATGATTACTGTATTGCTGTTATGGCCAAAGATCTTGGTAAAATGGAGATCCATAAAAAATACATGGAACGTTCGAAAAGATACCAAAAATACTATGATCCAAAAACAGGTTTTATGCGTGGCAAATTAAGTACCGGAGGTTGGAGAGAGCCATTTGATCCGAAGTTTAGTCAACATAGAAAAGATGATTATACGGAAGGCAACGCATACCAATGGAGTTGGTTTGTACCGCATGATGTAGAAGGATTAAAAGACCTAATGGGAGGGGAGACTTATTTCGAAGAAAAATTAGACTCTTTATTTACTACAAGTTCACAATTAGCAGGTGAACATGCGAGTGCAGATATTACAGGTATGGTTGGTCAGTATGCTCATGGTAATGAACCAAGTCATCATATTGCTTACATGTATAACTATATCAATGAACCTCATAAAACGCAGTATATGGCAGACTACTTACTTCAAAATCATTATTCTGCTACACCAGAAGGAATAATTGGTAATGAAGATTGTGGTCAGATGTCTGCTTGGTACATTTTAAGTAGTATCGGTTTTTATCCAGTATGTCCAAGTGAAACGACTTATGCTATCGGTAGACCATTGTTTGATAGCGTTAGTATTCAATTAGAAAACGGTAAAAACTTCACTGTAAAGACGATCAACAATAAAATTGAAAATAAGTACATCAAGAAAATCACACTTGATGGGGTGGATTTGAAAAAGCCTTTTATAGATCATAGTGATATCATGGAAGGGAAGACACTAGAAGTAACGATGACTGATGAACCTATGACAGAAAATATCTTTATGTAA
- a CDS encoding Kelch repeat-containing protein, with the protein MRKYFYFLLTLLVFAFHSVVSQPAGLQFGSHESLIDQRTGLKLMDGKKLNVNEELELTVDVFFNRSPKHYFGYILRIIDDSHRNIDIVYNYKSNRFNDFSIIYDHQLTPIKFNYKNRRNALNKKWRKLKFKLDVKNNEISLSLDDRTYSYKVENGIPPMKGLKFYFGANNNPYFKAHDVPPMTLKNLQITSDNTGYTWPLDEKEGEVAHCKDNPEYNGKVMHPIWVKQTHSKWDASFNETIQSGLYCFLENGSGMYFVKDKNLYRHDFQTSETKKVGPFAIDLKSDVRNRLVKNGNKLLVYNLKKDFVYSYDIKSQKFEKFSADYPISQTATHHAQWFDKNNKSIMIFGGYGNHEFNSHFTKYDIEKNNYTDINVTGDKITPRYYTGVGYGKKGHVYLFGGYGSVSGQQIINPENFYDLYEFNENTSTLKKVFTWDTPSDSFVSARSVVVDTTDNQLYALTFDNHKFKNEITLRNYDLASGEMKIFPVAIPFNFSDLKTVVDLTFDTQYQKLYAILIEKVGVESQIKVFSLNLMGGFYIPELPKETAEIVAVEDEPASWNLVLFMATFSLLMVGVVIWRKSRKTIEDKTEESSQTTTVIEKTESASSDVLATKEEPKPKSEPVVETVTIEEPVKVQPPKVKKSTINFFGGFRIFDSTGKDISNEFTPLIKQLFILITISQYINGRGVSADKMIKLFWYDMPLSKARNNRGVNLTKLRRLCKTIGEVKFLKDADFWKLEIGEEVNIPFFELKELLVKPQSRETLLKILEILDTGKLLLGTDYEWMEEMKAEIVNHLIETLYGYLTSSEVKLSNQEKLKISDTILQYDHIHEEATLIKCQLLSSQGMHSVAKDIFNKFKDEYESIYDEKFDMHYNEFLREMGNTY; encoded by the coding sequence ATGAGAAAGTATTTTTACTTTTTACTCACTTTACTAGTTTTTGCCTTCCATTCTGTTGTCAGTCAACCCGCTGGTTTACAATTTGGTAGCCACGAATCATTAATTGATCAACGTACTGGTCTAAAATTAATGGATGGTAAGAAATTAAATGTAAATGAGGAATTAGAACTGACTGTCGATGTATTTTTTAATAGATCACCGAAACACTACTTTGGTTATATCTTAAGAATAATAGATGATAGTCATCGGAACATCGATATTGTATATAATTACAAGTCGAATAGGTTTAATGATTTCAGTATTATCTACGACCATCAATTAACGCCTATAAAATTTAACTACAAAAACAGAAGAAACGCATTAAATAAAAAGTGGAGGAAACTTAAGTTTAAATTAGACGTCAAGAACAATGAAATTTCTTTGAGCCTTGACGATAGAACTTATTCTTACAAAGTAGAGAATGGGATTCCTCCAATGAAAGGACTGAAATTTTATTTTGGTGCCAATAATAACCCTTATTTTAAGGCACATGATGTGCCTCCAATGACCCTGAAAAATCTTCAAATTACTTCTGATAACACTGGGTACACTTGGCCTCTAGACGAGAAAGAAGGTGAAGTGGCACATTGTAAAGATAATCCCGAGTACAATGGTAAAGTGATGCACCCAATTTGGGTAAAACAGACTCATTCAAAATGGGATGCTTCTTTTAATGAAACAATTCAATCAGGTTTATACTGTTTCTTAGAGAATGGGTCAGGTATGTACTTTGTTAAGGATAAAAACTTATACCGCCATGACTTTCAAACCTCAGAAACAAAGAAGGTAGGTCCTTTCGCAATCGACCTAAAATCAGATGTACGTAATCGTTTAGTAAAGAATGGGAATAAACTATTGGTGTATAACCTCAAAAAAGATTTTGTTTATTCTTATGATATTAAAAGCCAAAAGTTTGAAAAGTTTAGTGCAGATTATCCAATAAGTCAAACAGCAACACACCATGCTCAGTGGTTTGATAAGAACAATAAATCAATTATGATTTTTGGTGGTTATGGCAATCATGAATTCAATAGCCATTTTACAAAATACGATATAGAGAAAAATAATTATACCGATATCAATGTAACAGGTGATAAAATCACCCCTAGGTATTACACCGGTGTCGGCTATGGCAAAAAAGGGCATGTATATTTATTTGGTGGATATGGGAGTGTATCAGGGCAGCAAATTATTAATCCTGAAAACTTCTATGACCTGTATGAGTTCAATGAAAATACATCAACATTAAAGAAAGTATTTACTTGGGATACTCCATCAGATTCTTTTGTTTCTGCAAGGTCAGTAGTTGTTGATACTACTGATAATCAATTGTATGCTCTGACTTTTGATAACCATAAGTTTAAAAACGAAATTACCCTAAGAAATTATGATCTAGCTTCTGGAGAAATGAAAATATTCCCCGTGGCTATTCCTTTTAATTTTAGTGATTTAAAAACGGTTGTGGACCTTACTTTTGATACTCAATACCAGAAGCTATATGCTATTTTAATTGAGAAAGTAGGGGTAGAATCACAGATAAAAGTGTTCTCATTAAATTTAATGGGAGGATTTTATATTCCAGAATTACCAAAAGAGACTGCAGAAATTGTGGCTGTTGAGGATGAGCCTGCATCATGGAACCTAGTTCTATTTATGGCGACCTTCTCTCTACTAATGGTAGGTGTTGTTATCTGGAGAAAATCTAGAAAAACAATTGAGGATAAGACTGAAGAGTCGTCTCAAACTACAACGGTGATTGAAAAAACTGAGTCGGCATCTTCGGATGTTTTAGCTACCAAAGAAGAACCAAAACCAAAGTCTGAACCTGTTGTAGAAACCGTTACAATTGAGGAGCCTGTTAAAGTCCAACCACCGAAAGTAAAGAAATCAACTATTAACTTCTTTGGAGGTTTTAGAATCTTTGATAGTACTGGAAAAGACATCTCTAATGAATTTACTCCACTAATTAAGCAGTTGTTTATCTTGATTACCATCTCACAATATATTAATGGTAGAGGTGTCTCAGCAGATAAAATGATAAAACTGTTTTGGTATGATATGCCATTGAGTAAGGCAAGAAACAATAGAGGAGTAAACCTTACCAAATTAAGAAGGTTATGTAAAACCATAGGTGAGGTTAAGTTTTTGAAAGATGCTGATTTCTGGAAGTTAGAAATTGGAGAGGAAGTGAATATTCCTTTCTTCGAATTGAAAGAATTATTAGTAAAACCTCAATCACGAGAAACGTTATTGAAAATATTAGAGATTCTTGATACAGGTAAGTTACTATTAGGTACGGATTACGAGTGGATGGAAGAGATGAAGGCTGAAATCGTCAATCATCTAATCGAAACGTTGTATGGATACCTTACTTCATCAGAAGTGAAACTATCTAATCAGGAAAAACTAAAAATTAGTGATACTATTTTACAATATGACCATATCCATGAAGAAGCTACTTTGATTAAATGTCAACTGCTTTCTTCACAAGGAATGCATAGCGTAGCAAAAGATATTTTCAATAAGTTCAAGGATGAATATGAATCGATTTACGATGAAAAATTCGATATGCATTACAATGAATTCTTGAGAGAAATGGGAAATACCTATTAA
- a CDS encoding Ig-like domain-containing protein — protein MKCKQLSVLLLISNMVLFGACTKDVLPETTTEEGLELTSSARNTLSEGEVVAIQTPLEGSTISEGSIFTVEGLTDENVDLVACRLWIDGEFHSYDKEAPYVFTVDGLPLGEHTLMVRANGADGVNHDSEVITITIVEANAPGSITINSISNRDTFEEGEPIHITSTSSDGDGIKSVRLWIDGNYYDINKEAPYDFTIDHLTPGTYEIVLKMKDEKDNNTTSAPVMIEVEAPKAKEIVWEDFSLAILPYVRMSGNQDIIIDKSVVGTTEFLILSASHGNPPAGSYEKESTVEGGDWTKVAYGGDDDKSAEVWVRQVNNENKNVHGQINTKNAAAKLSVLTYDGLISTGETQNLQFHNTKASIDHNGEEGPFLVVIATDNGKESSNSDLNYGYKDNGNVGDDMTMLYLTHEDQFYDNSFSVRGGAVSIQLIP, from the coding sequence ATGAAATGTAAACAACTATCAGTATTATTACTTATTTCAAACATGGTACTTTTTGGAGCATGTACCAAAGATGTTCTTCCTGAAACTACAACGGAAGAAGGTCTTGAATTGACGTCTTCAGCAAGAAATACCCTTTCTGAGGGTGAAGTAGTGGCGATACAAACTCCTCTTGAAGGATCCACTATCTCTGAAGGTTCCATTTTTACAGTGGAAGGATTGACAGATGAAAATGTCGACCTTGTTGCTTGTAGATTGTGGATTGATGGAGAGTTCCATAGCTATGACAAAGAAGCTCCTTATGTATTTACCGTTGATGGATTGCCTTTAGGTGAGCATACCTTAATGGTAAGAGCTAATGGAGCAGATGGAGTAAACCACGATAGTGAAGTGATTACGATTACAATCGTTGAAGCCAATGCTCCTGGTTCTATTACTATCAATTCTATTTCTAATAGAGATACTTTTGAGGAAGGGGAACCTATTCATATCACTTCTACTAGTTCGGATGGTGACGGTATAAAAAGTGTAAGGCTTTGGATTGATGGAAACTACTATGATATCAATAAAGAAGCTCCTTATGATTTTACCATTGACCATCTCACGCCAGGAACATATGAGATTGTTCTAAAAATGAAAGATGAAAAGGACAACAACACTACTAGTGCACCTGTTATGATTGAGGTAGAAGCACCCAAAGCCAAAGAAATTGTTTGGGAGGACTTTTCATTGGCTATTCTTCCTTACGTTAGAATGAGTGGAAACCAAGACATTATTATCGACAAAAGTGTGGTGGGTACTACCGAATTCTTAATCCTTTCTGCAAGTCATGGTAACCCTCCTGCTGGAAGTTATGAAAAAGAATCTACCGTAGAAGGAGGCGACTGGACAAAAGTAGCATACGGAGGTGATGATGATAAAAGTGCTGAAGTTTGGGTTCGTCAAGTCAATAATGAAAATAAAAATGTGCATGGACAAATCAATACTAAAAATGCTGCTGCTAAATTATCTGTACTTACCTATGATGGGTTAATTAGTACAGGAGAAACACAAAACCTGCAATTTCATAATACGAAAGCAAGTATTGATCATAATGGTGAAGAAGGACCTTTCTTAGTGGTTATCGCTACTGATAATGGAAAAGAATCTAGTAATTCTGACTTAAACTATGGTTATAAAGATAATGGAAATGTTGGTGATGATATGACAATGTTGTACCTCACTCATGAAGATCAGTTTTACGACAATTCTTTCTCTGTTAGAGGAGGAGCTGTAAGTATTCAATTGATACCTTAA
- a CDS encoding glycoside hydrolase family 71/99-like protein — translation MRLQKIYTIGLVAFFSLLMLLAFKKKKEKINYPSYKGLVMCGYQGWFRTPGDGGARGWVHYGTKSFNPDNVTVDLWPDMSEYKKTYSTDFLNKDGSPATVFSSLDASTVDLHFKWMKEYGIDGVFVQRFYNNSKKGPRRKEATQVLKNAFKAANKHQRAIAVMYDLSGLKKEESCYETLVSDWQRLIDELKFNKGVNKENYLHHNGKPLIAIWGVGFQERPYTAKSSEIERFMDFVKNDPEYGNFSIMLGVPTKFRTLDGDCEPDNYVHEVIRKADIVQPWFVGRFRMQHLENKVYKTQIAKDVAWCQENAVDYVPTIYPGFSWYNLKRMKGEVGKDNSLNAIPRLKGKFFNKQVDLAIEHGAEMLYVAMFDEIDEGTAIFKATNTPPINGTFSDYEGLPSDHYLKLTGQAGERLKKQQ, via the coding sequence ATGAGATTACAAAAAATATATACAATAGGGTTGGTAGCATTTTTTAGCTTACTAATGTTATTGGCTTTTAAAAAGAAGAAAGAAAAAATTAATTATCCTTCCTATAAAGGATTAGTGATGTGTGGTTATCAAGGTTGGTTTCGAACACCAGGCGATGGTGGTGCCCGAGGTTGGGTACATTACGGAACAAAAAGTTTCAATCCTGATAATGTAACGGTCGACTTATGGCCTGATATGTCTGAATATAAAAAGACATATTCAACAGATTTTTTAAACAAAGATGGTTCTCCTGCAACTGTATTTAGCTCTTTGGATGCATCTACTGTAGATCTTCATTTTAAATGGATGAAAGAGTATGGAATAGATGGTGTTTTTGTACAACGTTTTTATAACAACTCTAAAAAAGGTCCAAGAAGAAAAGAGGCAACTCAGGTATTGAAAAATGCTTTTAAGGCTGCTAATAAGCACCAAAGAGCTATTGCAGTAATGTATGATCTATCTGGTTTAAAAAAAGAGGAAAGTTGCTATGAAACGTTAGTAAGCGATTGGCAACGATTAATTGATGAATTAAAATTTAATAAAGGCGTCAATAAAGAAAATTACCTACACCATAATGGTAAACCTTTGATCGCGATTTGGGGGGTTGGTTTTCAAGAAAGACCTTACACAGCAAAGAGTAGTGAAATTGAACGTTTTATGGATTTTGTAAAAAATGATCCCGAGTACGGTAATTTCTCTATTATGCTAGGCGTACCTACAAAGTTCAGAACCTTGGACGGTGATTGTGAGCCTGATAATTATGTACATGAAGTAATAAGAAAAGCTGATATTGTTCAACCTTGGTTTGTAGGAAGATTTAGAATGCAGCATTTGGAAAACAAAGTTTACAAAACTCAGATTGCTAAAGATGTGGCATGGTGTCAGGAGAATGCTGTAGACTATGTTCCTACTATCTATCCTGGATTTAGCTGGTATAATTTAAAACGAATGAAAGGCGAGGTGGGAAAAGATAATTCATTGAATGCTATACCAAGGTTAAAAGGCAAGTTCTTTAATAAACAGGTAGACTTGGCCATCGAGCATGGAGCCGAAATGTTATATGTGGCAATGTTTGATGAGATTGATGAAGGAACAGCTATTTTTAAAGCAACAAATACACCTCCAATTAATGGAACATTTTCTGATTACGAAGGGCTTCCATCTGATCACTATCTGAAGCTAACAGGTCAGGCAGGAGAAAGGTTAAAAAAGCAACAATAA